ttttttctgcatatttaACACAATAAAGAAACTAGAGTCCAAGTTATTTATAAACATGCAACTAAGGCTGTGACAGAAACCAAGAAGTTGGGAGTATCAATGCCAAAACTGAGAACTCATCCTTAATTGGTTCATTGTGCCTAGATATTTGCAGAGGTGAAAATGAATGAAATTACCACTCAGAATACAGAGATGGGAAAAGACGTATTACATCATTACAAGCTATTACACCACTGCAAGAACAATGTGCAGTAATACTTTGGCACAAGAAAGCAAGAAGAGGACCAAGTCTGAGCCTTAGTTTTCAAATTTCCTCAACTGCATTTGTTGTCTGACATCTTTCCATTTAAGTATTTTTGCCTACAATTTCCCATTGCCTTTTCTGTTGTGTAACATTAAATGTTAGGTCACAGAGATATTTAAGAATTATTGTCTGGCTGCTGGGCAAACTCAACGAATATCATGCTAGAAGTCATATAGGTTGACAAGCTACCGTGTGCACAGCAGAGAAGTTGATTGTAAATATCCTGgatatttccaaatatttttccaaaaagtgtcaaaaaaatttaattaatatCCTTGAATATagtctaattatttttaaacacacacagatcAGTGGTTTCTGAAGAAACCTAGGaagctaattaaaaaaataatcttagCTCAATAAATTTCTTTAACATATGCAAATGTATATACAGCAGACCCTAGTTTTGTAAACActgataaaaaaatcatttttttggaTAAGTACCAGCCTAGAACAATTCTGTATAGGAAGCCAAGTTATGAATCTTTGAAAAgcaagggtttgtttttttttttaaaattgcttgatACTCCTAATCAGTGTAGAGGCAGGGTCATATATTCGAATCCTAATTGGACTTTAAATGGATTAATGAAGCACTGCTGAGCTAAAACACACATTTCTCATTTCACCACTAGGCAAAATGATCAAACATACAATAATTTTAAGAAATTGACACCAGTTCTAGATGTCACTTAGATTCTTTTCCTgcaaaaactactttttttttatgcgaatcaaaaaatatttagggAAATTgttaagaaataaagaaaaaactatAAACAGCAGACTTCTGTTACAAGGTTTCGATTTTGAGAATCTCTTCAGACTGAAAATCTGAAATGATCTCTGCACAAATTGCCATGGAACCAAAGGCTCAGCCCTGAGGGTTTAAGGTGTTGGGTCAGCCTTGCACATCACTGAAGCTTGGTACTGATGGGCTAAGGAAGGTTGGTGCAACATAAAGCCTTTGATAAGACACATCTGccaatgaaatttttaaaaattcaaaagtcCTCAAGAAAAGCATATAAATGAAGCAAAAAAGTACCTGATAAAGCTGAGTAATTAGCATCAACGAAGCCCAGGAAGTATGAAAACACACTAgtgtaaaaatatacaaaaccCATGGAGAACAAGACACTATCTGTGTAAAATAAGTCCACGCTCCATCTTGCTGGTAAGTTGTTGCACAATGTTCTGACCAATCTGAGAATGAGTAAAGTGAGcctttactaaaaaaaaataataaactaccTAAGAACAGATTAAGACATCCTAGCATGGAACCTGACATTACTAACTCTAGAAATAAGACTTCTAGTATGTTATCACTTACAAAAACAATACAGATGCAGTTACATATTTAACAAATTACAGTTAGTATCAGAAATCATAGCAAGTTAATTTATTACACACTATGCAACATCCTATAGTACTATGGTCCACTTATTCAGGATACCTCCCAGTGAGCCAATTTAAACTGAAGAATTGAAGCTCCTGTCCTACAAACATCATCATAACGACATGTGAAGATCAGTCTGTCAAGATGGGATAAACAGACCTTTATTGTATTGTTATTAAtgtgcatttttatttcatgGAATGGGTACCCTGTGCATTGAATGGACCTAAGAGAGTTTTTATAATATTAAATGATGATACTACAAGGCAATGACTACTACTTCACTGGGTTAGTATTACTTGAAATTGTGggtttaaataataattaaaagcatCTATAGTTTATGGCAGTCAcctttttgtttgcatttataaATCCAAGAGAATAAAAAATGAAGTTAATGGAGAACATATTCAATCAATGCCAAGGGCCTAAGCAGTGCTTCACCCAAAGTTACAGAGATATGaagtggatttatttttttaagtctttgAGACATCTACAGCCTGGGTTATACGCTTTTACATATAAAAATTTAACAAACTAGGCAAGTTTGTTTTTTAGGCTCCAAATCAGCAAAACAattatgtacttaactttaagcacatatttaaatcccactgaaatcttaGATTTAAGTTAGTTTTAGGATTTAGATAGCTAAGAGCCATCCCTGGTTTTGGATCAAATGCAATTTTTACTTTAGGAGAACCCTACATTCTTGCACACTCAAGGCTCTCACTGAGGTGCAGGATAAGAGTTCAAGATCAGGCCTCATTTCTTACACTGTCATATACCCACTTTACTTCTCTATATGTTAGTactcctcattttcatataacaTTACGCAGAACAATGGCCAACTCCTTGTTTGAATTTTTATCCTTTGTTTGGATGTTAATGTTGCAGTTCATACTCAGGAGGTCACACCATAAGGGCttttaatgcattaaaaaaatttcTGAATCCACCAATCGGAGCTCACAAGTTCTCTAAGGAGATGAAACATGTTTCATAATTTACcagctttattttttaaccaaagaTGTCAATACTGTAAATTGAATCCACAAATCACATCTCTCAGGAAAGTGGCTGTGTATGAATGGATGCAGGATGCTTCCTGGGAGAAACAGCTGCAGGAAAATAATTTGCCCTTTCTTTGAAACTATCACTACGTTTTTAAAGATACTCTTGGCACCAGTATTTAATACAGACTTTTCTCAATAACCATAAGATCAATAAGTGTCTGTGATAATATATTCAGGACCACATTTTCTATTGCAGGCAGAAGAGTACAAGACCACTAGAGTACACATGCTTTTATTCCTTACGCCTCTTGAATTTTGTTTCTAGTATAACCTCCACTTCTCTTCTGATGTCACAATTCCTAAAAATGCAGATCTCTATAgcaataccttttaaaaaagatataaTTTTTAACTGttattaatacaaacaaaaatttaaCCAAAAGCTTGATTGTGATTTCAGATATgctgatatttttgttaaagaGTTACATGATAGTTCCTGCACAATCAAGATCAGGACTAAGCCACAAAATGACAATATATGAAATGCTAGAAAATGAAGAAAGTATGCAATAGCTccttgaaaatgaaattaaaatgaaatgtatgaATACGTACAGAGAAGAGTTCCATATACCATCCAGACTCCCACCATAGTTAGGAAGAGCAGAAACAAGATGAAATAATAATGGTTGCCAACACCTATTTTTGGGAGGATGAAGAAAATACACAATAAAAAGTATATTAATACCATTAGTATTTTCCCCAAATTAACAGAAGTAGAAAGATATTCAACATCATTCAAAGAAAGTTCTGACTATCCCTTCTACCATGCTCAGTAAATGTTACCACAGCTTGACCTAATTCCTTCCCAACTTTCTCATGCTAGTATTCCCAGTTACATCAATGGAACTAATTAGAAAGGTGACAAGTATTCAGTCTGTATTTGGAGCTAGCCTTAACTAGCAACCCCAGCTCTGCTCTACCTCAAGATAATCACCTCATTATAAAACAATAAATCTGTACTACTGCTATTGAATTTAACTATCCAAGCTCTGGGTTCTTCTGTATTATAAACTCACATGTAAAAGACAAAATGGATTATCTTGGGTATCGTATCACACAAACTAGAATCTCTCTTTCAATCTTGATTATAAATGTGTTCAAAGCTTTACATCAGAAATACTTCAGTCTAACAAATAACTTTGTATGCCTCAGACAGTGCAGTGGAAATTCTAAATATTTACCTTTCCAATTTACAAGTAAAGTTTGATTAACCTAAACATATGCTTTAAAAAGACAGTCCTGCAGCTTTAAGGTCCATAACAATCCAAGCCTgtctatttttttctccatttcctccCTAATGATAGTGCTCAGAGCCCCAAGGAACCATTTTAGCTCTCTCAACTTAATGGCTTCACTTCAGAGACCACACAACAAAGGAGAAGGGCTGGATACAGACCTCACGGCTGTCAATTTCAATACCCATTCATCTATCAATCACAGATATTAACTAGATTGTGATATTAGGTGCTGTCTTTCAGGAGATTAGCAAGAGGTGTTTCCAAGTATGCTAAAATAAACAAACTCACCTATACATTGTCCAGTCCACAAACAATGTTGGTCATATTTAGCAGTACATGAGTTGCAAGCAATGCAATGCATAGATCTCAAAGGCTTTTTTACCTAGTTGAAAGTGGAAGGGAAAAATGCAGTAATTCGTTACATGCATAAATCATGTAAGCCACTTATTTTTGCTCTAcatctaaaaaataaaatttaaaaatgcagttccCATTATAGACCGAACTTTTCAACATAATTTAAATGACACAATTatgcatttttccttttatagGTCAACAAACTATCTATCTATAGTAGTTTAAAGGATTATTTGAAATTAAGGTTAAAGGCACAGAGCCTGCAGTCCTCACTCATGTGACAAGTAAAACTGAAGTCAGACCCAAAGGATAAGAACAAAATTATAGTCCTCTTATCAGAGAGCTTTGCATATAACACCCTGTGCATCAAAAAAGGAgtaaaacatgaaataaaaacCTCACTTACAAGACATGAtgtgcaaaatgttctgaaatccAAGTGGCCAGCTTCTGCAAGAGTAACAATACTCTGAAAGACACAAGTTATTTTACAATTCTATTTATCTAATTTTTCCAAGGGTATCAGGAAGATCAGGGGCTTCTTAAATACTAACAAGATGACGAGTCCTCAAGTATCaagtattattaaaaatatacaatCAAAATATTTACATTGAGATGAAGCCAAATTATTTCCTGGAGTAGACAAAGAAAGGTACACAGATTCAAGGAAATGCAAGATGAAAGAGATCCATCTGATTTAGTCCTCTAGTACCATATCCATGCAggatgttgtttttttaattttcttttttttgtgaaGTAGTGCTTGTCCAGAATAGTTAAAACAATTCATATAATATACATTGGAACcattctcaatttttaaaaagtacctcTCATGCAGTTAGTAGTACTTCTGACAGATAATGAGGGCAGAGGCTGCCACAATCACCCCACAATCCCAAGTGGCCATGAAGCGGACCATAGTAAGCTACCTGTTAATTGCATGGCAACTTCTTACCCAATTGCATTTAGTACGCAGGGGCAACAGTTGCCCCATTACTTTTCCCAGGTTTCCATAATGTTCAACAAGAAGATCATAAAAAACACTCTTAACAAAACTTATAGCACCCCTAGCGCTGAGCATCAATATCACTTAAAAAAGCCAACATGCATAATGCATTATAAACATATGGAAACCACATGAGATAGCCACAGTTTGTGGGCCATGTTCTCTATTAAAGACAACACCAATGGCATTTTATGGGATGAAACCAGTGTATTCAACAGATAATTACATATATGTGAGATGATGCAGAGaggaacttatttttttttaagaaagcagagcaataatttataatatataaaaaaaattagctgcCACTTATGGTACCAAGTGTTAATATAAATCTTTTTGAAGACTAAAGGAAATATTACTGTTcactatttaaatataaaatcacagaaAAAACGAATGAACACATATTATACAGTGGTATATTTTAAGTTGTTTTATGGAGATAAAAtacctttcttctttcttcttcggAAATCTTAATGTATCCAGGATCAGTTCTCCATGATTTGTAGAAATAGTAAAGAAGACCCACCACACTGAGGATGAAGGGGATCTGGAAAATTGTGTCTGCTAAATGTAGCATTCAGGTTAAGGAATATTGTTTTACATAAATTTATCAACAACATTTTGTCCTTACAAACAATTATTATACTTTAAAATTAACTTGCATTGCATCGTTATAATTTTATAAGTATTTCACTAATAACGAAAAAGGATGGACTTCACTTTTTGTATTAGTATCTTTGTGCTCCATAGGCTCTCACACAGCAATGGCTTTGCTGTTTTTTTCAATGGAGTTCTAGAGATTTACTATCACTAGTTAGAACTTACAAGCCAAATTCAGGACCAAAGatctctcttttcctcctctaCAGAGTTCAGATTCCTGCCTTTGACTACACCCTGGAACGTGAAGGTGAATCACATCCCTTCTCCACTAGTAAGGAATACTGCATATAAGGAATGACAGTAAGAATGAACATGTGCTAAGACGACATCCACTAGTGGAGGATGTCACAGGCCAACTGACAATAATTCTACTACCAATCAGCCTGAAAAGGAAAGACAATTTATagatagaaaaagaaaattcTATCAGCATTCTGTTACAATTCAAGATCCTGGACTAGAACTACTCCTGATTTGATCTTGTATTTGATCTTTTTCTATTTCTACCCCATGACTGACCAATTTAATAATATTTACAAGTAAATATATACTGTACAAAATATACAGATAGGTATACAGGTTTTAGATATAGTattgtgagagagagatttgctgcaCTACTGTTACACTAACAGGTGTAAAGCTTTTATATAAAGGAAGATATATACAGAATTTTTACACCCCTCTATTATAAGCTTTTATACACagatttgggggaggggcagagaagggcaCCTAAACAAATCACACCAAGTTAAGACTGATATCTTCTAGGTACTGCACTGTGCACTTTTAACTCATAGTTATTCTCTCTTGCATATTACAAATACAATGATGTAACTCAATGGATAAAACCAAAAATGTTACTCCAACAAATATTGATATTGTGTGTTTTAAGATGTAATCTCTTCCATCGGTCATATGTTTAGTCATGATGCAACTGCAGGACATTCTCTTGTGAGCCCATATGGTACTGTATTTCCTTTTGGATATTGTTAATACTCTGCCACCAGTTCTGTTTGTAGATTTGGGGGAGCAAATCCAGAACATAATGGCTGGGAGTTCAGTAAAGTGTATGAGAAAGGTTCAACAAACATGTATAAGTAAGTCCAAAAGAGTTTGGCTCTATCAATCAAAACATTTATACCACACTCATGGATCTGTGGGCATACCCAGAAAGGAAATACGTGCACACATAGGAGGATGGGAGAAACAAAAGGAATGGGACGTACTTGCCCACCACTTCTCCAATACTGGTCAGGGCTTTCCATGTTAATTTTGTTCACTATTTCTAATGTACGACCAgttaaaagttaatttttaagTCCAGAAACACAAGATTGAACACAGGATGAAATGacataaaatcatttaaatttagtttttaagTACAGTCAGAAACTCAAATTCCACATTTACACACTGCAGTAACAACAAATAACTTACTTACAAGTGAGACAAATATATACATGCATTCTCAGCTGGAATATACCCACCACAGAAATTAATCCTCATAATCATATTAAGGAGATCTCATTAGAAATAGTACAAAAGAAAATGCTATTTAAGGGATgaagtaattaaaaatgtaacaCTACTTAATGTAGGAATATATTACTGCTGGCTTAATACAGAAATTATTTTCAGTTACAAATATCTCCCTAAAGGCCTTCTGTTTTAGTGGAAATGTTTTACAAAACTAAAAGAGAAAGCCCTCTGTGTAACAACAAAGCAGAATACAGGATAGTGAGTGCAACAACACTTGTACATTGCTTTACACATATTATCAATCCATAGCCTGTTATAAGAACTGAAGTATGTTAAAGAAAAGCCATGTCCCACACACAGAGAATGCAGCTCTACCCCTGAATGTATATGAAGGCAGGAAACTGTGGaagttctatttaaaaaaacccctaaagcAGCAGCAAAAAGTTTTGAATCACTGTCCTTTCAGAATGTGGAGATgtaatttacttttttatttatttattgggccCTAATCCAGAAGGCACTTAAGTATGTGTCTGAACACTGTGCTTGATCAGAGCCCTGATGAGCAAGGTAAGTGGCCACATGAGGAACTAACCTGGAGGGAAAATTGGGTTTAAAAATGGCACACACTAATTTGtatttgacaaaacatttttaaaaatctacttttgTGCCTTCACATTTAAACCTGCTTGTTATCTGATGGCACTGCTTAAGTTTAATCACAGGAAAGCGGAATTCCATCTCCTGCTACCCCTGTAATGTCCAAAAGATAAGAAGGCAAATCTTATAAACAAATATATGTTCTTCGTTATTAGCAATAACACAGAACAAGTTATTGTATCCTCTCCAACAACCTCAAAAATAAGTGCATAAATGAAATTGATGCTTATTAAAGGTAAATATTATTCAAAAGACATTTTAACATGCAGGCAAAGTGTAATTTTAAAGTAATGAACAAAAGCTTTTCATACATTTTTACTCAACTAATAACTCTATTTAAAAGGAATATTTGAATATAATGGATAAAGCTTGAAAATCCCAATCTCAATACTATCAACTATCGCCCCAAAATTAAATATTATACTTAGCAATTATTCTTTAATCATGTAAACCTCAATTTCTGTTCATTGATAGCCTTCAGAAGTAGTTCAAAATTACATTATCCCTTCCTAATTGAAGCAAAACACCAACCCTATGTACACTTACACGTTAGTAGCACAAGCAtatatatttgcaggattggggccaaaatGTATGTGGCATTTCACTCCTTGAGGATAAAGGATATCAGGCAGGAACCAGACAAACCAGGTCATAGACACCCAAAAAATGGAACTTAGCATGAAAATTGCTGGTAAATATTTTAGGTTCTTGAGCCCCACAAATTGCCTGAAAagacattatttaaaaacatctaTTTCTAAGCCatgtcaaatatttaaaaaattattataaagGCTTTactcatgttcattttaagtCATTTAAACTGAATTATAAACTATTGCTCAAAAAGCTTTTGTGGCCTTCTATGGCAGGCCACCTACAGTGCAACTCTATAAAGGAAAGTCCTGAAGAACACTGTGTTCCAGTCTAAAAAAATGGCAACAGAATTGGCTTCTTTATTGATGAATACCTTAACATTAGAAGTGTACAGCCTATGCTAATTCCTACACAAGGGTAGTACCAGTATCATTTCAGCAGACACTGGTTGCAAGGTGTTGCAGTGGATTAGAGGTTGGGGGTGATGCTGAGGGGAGGAAGATTTCTCAAACACAATCCAGGATCTTATCctcaaggggaaaaaaggtgaAGCTAACGTACATTTTTGTAATTACTCTTAGAGTGTAAGCTCAGCGTGTAGCAAGATCAGACCCTCAATATttatgtttaatttcttttttgtgtgtcATTCATTTAAAATGGAACAGTATGTCCGACCAATTCTTATCTACCACTTAGGTTTACTTGTCCTGGTAGATTAAACAGTTTTTTGCCTTTGTAACTTTGTTACCTTCTGTAATTGTTTTGATAAACATTTAAACCATAGGATTCTTTAAAAccaatacaaaaaaaccccaaaaaacccaaacaaaccccaacaaacaaacaaaaaacttagtaggaaataattatttttaactagTTAATTTACTTGCAGCTAAAATGAACTTATAAGACCCTCTGAAGGAAATACCATACGAGAGACATACAAACATAATTCTTATATAAATACATGCACAGAAAAGCTAAGTGCACAAACCTTGTAAGCAGACTTATCCCCAAAAATATGAAGAGAAGCAGACTTCCTTTCAAAAGCCAAGAATCGGAATTCAAGTCCATTATGTATCCTATAGCCCACATCAGTGTCAAGGAAGACAGCAACAGCAGGAAAAACTATCAAAATGATTACTGTTACAACATTATTGTCTAAAATATTACACAAAGTACAAAACAGCACGTGACACAGCAAACGCGATATCCAAAAATTAATGGGAGTTCAAAGGCAAAGAAAGAATTCCCCGAGGACAAACAAAACAAGCGGGAAAGCAATTACTCTATATTTTGCATTCAAGTTTTTCTCTACAACTTTAACCCATCTCTTCCTCaatcttttggaacagagttagAAAAACAGACTATTTTTAACTTCTTAAATCAAATGCTTCAACTTGTGTAGAATATTACTAAGTTTCAGAAGTTTCTTAAAAAAATTGTCCCATAGGAACTGTAAGTGTACTATTTCTCTAATAAATAGCAAAACTACAAATTAAATTGCAACCATTCTTCAATTATAAAAAGCTCCAGCTCTTTATTAACCACATTAGTTGAGAAAAGGTCTAACATCACACCCGATGAAAGGTATTagaatttcaaatattaatttccTATTGCACATCTCAAAAAATTCTAAtgctacatttaaaaatcaggtgTTTTTTTCCTATAGAAATTAAATCATTGctgaacctgaaaaaaaaaaaaaaacaaaaccgaCAGATGGTTTTGCATCATCTTAAAAGTGTACTGAAGCAATTCCATTAGTTTTACCTCAATTAGCTTACTAGAATATGAGCCTAAGATTCTACCAAGTCTATCACGTATCTTGCTATGCATGTCTAATTTACTTTAAAAGCATTTACATACTATGactaaacaaaaccccaaaatagATACAGAAGAGTGTTGAACCATTATACAATATTCATACAAGAATAAGGAcataggcctaaattttcaaaagctgatAGTGATTTGGGGTGTTTCAATTTCTAGATGCCCAACTTTAGACCACTTAAAATCCTGACTCCTTCTAGATGGCTTAAATTGGGCTCCTAGAAATTGAGGGTCTCCCCCTCAAAAGTcacttgaaaatttaggcctaaaTGATGAACATAAATCCAGTACTCTTCTCAATGGCTTAAATGGAGGCAAGATTAGATCACATAAAtcatatacatttaaatatatgtgtgtttgtgtgtgtgtaaaaatgtcCACTGCTGCAGTCCATGAATTGTTCCTATATGAAAGAAAATACCTCATATTTTGCTAACATCCTGAGTAACCTGGAGTTTTTTCTGATTCTCATTTTTTCTTCTTGAGTTAGCATATGAATAATCAAGCGATTTTGAATATGGTGAGCAAGGTCAAGCGGTGTGtctccctttaaaaacagaaattaaagtttatttttctaaatgtgtTGTACATTTAAATAACTACCGAGAAGTAACAGAAAAAATGGAATTATTTGGTGgatgtttatttttcaaactaaTTTAGGTTACCAGTGGCACGTTAACTGCAGAGCCACAATAAAATTAAGTCAACCAAGTAGACTGTTCTGGTTGCAAATGTTTTCAATGCTAACAAATCTGAATTATCAATTGTACTGTCTCTGAGGAGAGGCAATAATCTGAAATTCTAGCAAAGTGAAAGTAAAGAAATTTTGCATTCCCAACCATAAGGGCAAgacaaaaaaaagtataaataagGATGGTATTATAGCATTCTCACATGAAAATGAAAGAAGATATCATATGCTTCCTAGTGTGGGTAGGCAGACATGCACTAGTTCTGCTCAAGATAGCATGTGAAAAAGAGCAGTGTGGCCATCTTAAAAGCGTTTGTGTTTTCAGAGGGAAGATAaccagcacttttgaaaatcaggtccctttaagggTCTCAGAGTGGACACTcaaaaaaatcactagtcacgtTTGAAAATCTCTGCCTTAGAACCTATTCCTCACAATTTCCCTCTGAGGTAGGTATTATCCACATTctatagaaaatgggaaatgaggaAGAAATGTAAAGTGGCTTGCCTAGGATAAAAGGACACGGGTGTTTGTTGAAGTAACGTAGCCATGAATGTGCATATTCAACCTCTGCACCACACAGAAACAAATCCCCATGTACATTTTAGAAAAACTGAGTAAGAATGCTATGGTTGTATTCAGATTACCATTATAATGGACATCAAGGTCCCAATACCTGAAACAGGATTAGACAGAGCCCTCGGATTGTTTTCTGAAGTAATTTCACATTGTTGTACTACACAGAAcgaaatggaatttaaaaaaattgtacctTGATATTTTTGATGTCCAAATTAGATCCAGCATCCAGAAGTAGCTCTACAGCATTAACATTTCCTGCTGTAACTGCCCAATGCAATGCAGTATTCTTCTGAATTTTGTCTACAGCACTGAGAGAAGGATTaaactttaaaagaaatctgGTGGGTTCTGGTCTAGATGAAAATAAACAGGACATACAGATCAATTAGCAAACAGAAGACAACTTAGATTAAagataaacacatttttaaaacactttataaaCTAAATTAATCTTCACATTGTCATGTGTCTATCCTCATTTTAGGTGGGAACAAAGACAGATACAGTTGTTAGTGATTTGCCCAGATTACGCAGCTAGTCAGTAAcagagtcaggattagaattcatGAATTCCCAGTAGTTATTTCTCTAAAATACGCCGCCCCGTACTTCTCTCGTAAGCAAATGTCAAAGCTTCATGTCCAGATTTCACAACCAGAAGATAGCCTCTGTATCAGGAGAAGCTAGAAATTGTAAACCACCCTTGAGATGTCAGGCTGAGTATTCCTCCACCATGAGTTGTTGTCTGCAATGCTGTCCTACAAGCACAGCATGGGAATGAAACCAAGTTAAGCCAGTGTACAGGTATGGCAACTCTGGACAAGCCAGAGTAGCCTTGTTGAGCCTGGTCCTGAATCTGTGGTCAAGTGGACAAGGAAGCAGATGCAGCAATGCACTCTCAAATTTATTTAGTGTGTAAGTAAATTTCCCACCAATGCTTCTACTCTGTGAGGACATAGTTTTCAGCTCCCTGGTGGCATCATCTGTGTATGGAAAAAGGCCAGTCATTCTCTTGTCCAGAAGCAGATGAGATGTTGTAGCAAAGGGGTGTTGAGTGTGACAACATGGATGATCTTTCCAGTCCACAGGAGTGGGATTTCTGCCCTGAATACG
This DNA window, taken from Dermochelys coriacea isolate rDerCor1 chromosome 6, rDerCor1.pri.v4, whole genome shotgun sequence, encodes the following:
- the ZDHHC13 gene encoding palmitoyltransferase ZDHHC13 isoform X1; translation: MVILLLNCGADPTLIDGEGYSSIHLAVVFQHMPIIAYLISKGQSVDTTDFSGQTPLMLSAQKVIGPEPTRFLLKFNPSLSAVDKIQKNTALHWAVTAGNVNAVELLLDAGSNLDIKNIKGDTPLDLAHHIQNRLIIHMLTQEEKMRIRKNSRLLRMLAKYEFFLLLLSSLTLMWAIGYIMDLNSDSWLLKGSLLLFIFLGISLLTRQFVGLKNLKYLPAIFMLSSIFWVSMTWFVWFLPVHLADTIFQIPFILSVSIVTLAEAGHLDFRTFCTSCLVKKPLRSMHCIACNSCTAKYDQHCLWTGQCIGVGNHYYFILFLLFLTMVGVWMVYGTLLYWSEHCATTYQQDGAWTYFTQIVSCSPWVLYIFTLVCFHTSWASLMLITQLYQIAFLGLTSHERLNLIIQSKCSKHAVSLRKTPYNHGCFQNLADFFQCSCFGMFKPNIIDWTKQYTLTFHPEKGKNVHSV